The proteins below are encoded in one region of Campylobacter rectus:
- the thiD gene encoding bifunctional hydroxymethylpyrimidine kinase/phosphomethylpyrimidine kinase yields the protein MKHVLSIAGVDPSGGAGVIADLKVFAAHGVYAMGAITALTAQNTKGIFDMQLVECDLIAKQIEAIFDDIRVDAVKIGVVPSEQIIKTVAATLRKVSNLPPVVLDPVMSCKNGDIWLEGAAKDAIVSELFPLSTVITPNKFEAREIVKREPKSKDEFKQACKELLKTGAKSVYLKCGDVGGVSLDLFYDGAEFTEFEQERIDTSSTHGSGCSLSSAIASNLALGFSLRESAQRANKYVYKAIKAAFAVGSGCNPINHFHNVEFGD from the coding sequence ATGAAGCATGTTTTAAGTATCGCAGGCGTCGATCCCAGCGGGGGCGCAGGAGTCATTGCCGATCTGAAGGTTTTCGCTGCGCACGGAGTGTATGCGATGGGCGCGATCACGGCGCTTACGGCTCAAAATACAAAAGGGATATTTGATATGCAACTCGTAGAATGCGATTTGATCGCAAAACAGATCGAGGCGATATTTGACGATATCCGCGTAGATGCCGTTAAAATCGGCGTCGTGCCGAGCGAACAGATTATAAAAACCGTTGCGGCTACGCTTAGAAAAGTATCGAATTTACCGCCCGTGGTGCTTGATCCCGTGATGAGCTGCAAAAACGGCGATATCTGGCTGGAGGGCGCGGCAAAAGACGCGATCGTAAGCGAGCTTTTTCCGCTTTCTACGGTCATCACGCCCAATAAATTTGAGGCAAGAGAGATCGTAAAACGCGAGCCTAAAAGCAAAGATGAGTTTAAGCAGGCGTGCAAAGAGCTTTTAAAAACGGGAGCAAAAAGCGTCTATTTAAAATGCGGCGACGTGGGCGGCGTTTCGCTCGATCTGTTCTATGACGGCGCGGAATTTACGGAGTTTGAACAAGAGCGCATAGATACGAGCTCTACTCACGGCTCGGGATGCTCGCTTTCAAGCGCAATCGCTTCAAATTTGGCGCTTGGTTTTAGCTTACGCGAAAGCGCGCAAAGAGCCAATAAATATGTCTATAAAGCGATAAAGGCGGCATTTGCGGTAGGCTCGGGCTGCAACCCTATCAATCATTTTCATAACGTCGAATTTGGGGATTAA
- a CDS encoding biotin--[acetyl-CoA-carboxylase] ligase, whose product MRIEFVDSIPSTQEFLAAAVREGRITPPFALAAKEQTQGIGSRNNTWSGLKGNLFFSFCMSETALPGDLRGESASIYFSMIMRETLAARGSRIWLKWPNDFYVGDKKIGGTLTTRVGEIYVCGMGINLKNAPQNAGILDIEVSPSVAVGEFCKRLQAAPSWAEIFKKFEIEFEKSREFITHFEGEEISLKEAKLLPDGSLEVDGRRVFSLR is encoded by the coding sequence TTGAGAATCGAATTTGTAGATAGCATCCCTTCTACGCAGGAGTTTTTAGCGGCCGCCGTGCGCGAAGGCAGGATAACGCCGCCATTTGCACTCGCGGCAAAAGAACAGACACAAGGTATCGGCAGCAGAAACAACACGTGGAGCGGGCTTAAAGGAAATCTGTTTTTTTCGTTTTGTATGAGCGAGACGGCGCTACCTGGCGATCTAAGAGGCGAGTCGGCATCGATTTACTTTTCGATGATAATGCGCGAAACGCTCGCGGCTCGCGGCTCGCGAATTTGGCTAAAATGGCCAAACGACTTTTACGTCGGCGATAAAAAAATCGGCGGAACTTTGACGACGAGAGTTGGCGAAATTTACGTCTGCGGAATGGGCATAAATCTAAAAAATGCGCCCCAAAATGCTGGAATTTTGGACATCGAGGTAAGTCCGAGTGTAGCGGTCGGAGAATTTTGCAAAAGGCTGCAAGCGGCTCCTTCTTGGGCGGAAATTTTTAAAAAATTTGAGATCGAATTTGAAAAATCAAGAGAATTTATTACGCATTTTGAGGGCGAAGAGATCTCGCTAAAAGAAGCTAAACTCCTACCGGACGGCTCTTTGGAGGTGGACGGTCGAAGAGTTTTTTCTCTTAGGTGA